The Enterococcus rotai genome includes a window with the following:
- a CDS encoding tyrosine-type recombinase/integrase: MVRKGENIYKRKDGRWEGRYIKQRTPEKKIIYGSIYGKQYSEVKEKLTFVKARYLTSNCSVASYNETFEEFIGNWMMTTMRYTVKPTTYSNYTRLIKRHILPKLGDIKVQKLTQDTIQEFVYHLAEQNFASGTIKNIFNILKKTLNSAVKQRYLLQNPCDNIVLPKTTTKKINALTLEEQRKIEMLALTEKKCSPVFLALYSGMRIGEISGLKWEDIDFDKNLIQVRRTITRITNESTTLTKTIVIAGSPKSDHSARIIPMAENLRNYLLEKQKYSSGPYVICCNGGLTEPRTINYRFKKVVNKLELPDIRFHSLRHTFATRCLEQGVDIASLSQILGHHSIKLTLDTYADSLLENRINAITAIDHLFLKAQ, from the coding sequence ATGGTAAGAAAAGGTGAAAATATTTATAAAAGAAAAGATGGTCGTTGGGAGGGGAGGTATATTAAACAACGAACACCAGAAAAAAAAATAATTTATGGTTCCATCTATGGCAAACAGTATTCAGAAGTAAAAGAAAAGCTAACATTTGTCAAAGCTAGATACCTTACCTCCAATTGTTCTGTTGCTAGTTATAATGAGACATTTGAGGAATTCATTGGAAATTGGATGATGACAACGATGAGATATACTGTGAAACCTACGACATACTCAAATTATACTAGGCTGATCAAACGTCATATTTTACCGAAATTAGGTGATATAAAAGTTCAAAAACTCACACAGGATACGATTCAAGAGTTTGTCTATCACCTTGCTGAGCAGAATTTTGCTTCTGGTACGATCAAAAATATATTCAATATTTTAAAGAAAACCTTAAACTCAGCTGTAAAACAAAGATATTTACTTCAAAACCCATGTGACAATATCGTTCTTCCCAAAACTACAACAAAAAAAATAAATGCACTTACATTAGAAGAGCAGAGAAAAATTGAAATGTTGGCTTTAACAGAAAAGAAATGCTCCCCTGTTTTTTTAGCATTATATTCAGGTATGAGAATTGGAGAAATTAGTGGTCTAAAATGGGAAGATATTGACTTTGATAAGAATTTGATTCAAGTAAGAAGAACAATCACCCGAATAACCAATGAAAGTACAACACTAACAAAAACCATAGTAATAGCAGGTTCTCCAAAATCGGATCATTCAGCCCGAATAATTCCTATGGCGGAAAACCTTAGAAACTATTTACTGGAAAAACAAAAATATTCTTCAGGGCCGTATGTGATTTGTTGTAATGGTGGATTAACGGAGCCACGAACGATAAATTATCGATTTAAAAAAGTTGTTAATAAACTAGAACTTCCAGACATTCGTTTCCATTCTTTAAGACATACCTTTGCCACACGTTGTTTGGAACAAGGAGTAGACATAGCGAGCTTGAGCCAAATATTAGGACATCATTCAATTAAATTGACTCTGGATACATATGCTGATTCATTGTTAGAAAACAGGATAAACGCTATCACAGCAATAGATCATTTATTTCTGAAAGCTCAATAG
- a CDS encoding sensor histidine kinase translates to MKKNKPIQWPTKVVIVLLSIIMSFIVFFIVIGVITLNLGKEIEKEQQDIFDGTTVKIREIIETNKDYSYLRPFVVNGYRVIITNSNGKIIYPQNDSEPFNYDFNMLLVPMRGIVTQFKVNDLNVYISYPIQLTPPDISNIILESVPYVLFLAAFSIAVIITIYVSLFKRERKKLDILFDLTKMNVSNDEIVDLNLNLRLEEYAEIESQVKELYSELKYAQNKLEKEVQLVKKLESNNSALLKGMTHEMKTPLMSTKLLVNQLENLNQAQNTRDILIEINNQTNNLDQLIREILFISQKNNLSQQSEQSSIEIINEVIHHYDVLLEDKKLTVCREFINDFFMELDRKIIEKVFSNLISNAINYTLEDSIIFIKVTENSLAIKNKISGHNNIDLQLIGEPFATFSSISGTGLGIYLVETMLANSPYTLTIEIQEEGLFVTKISIAEPPLN, encoded by the coding sequence TTGAAAAAGAATAAGCCAATCCAGTGGCCAACTAAAGTAGTTATCGTTTTGCTTTCAATAATCATGTCTTTTATCGTATTTTTTATAGTGATTGGTGTCATCACATTGAATCTAGGGAAAGAAATAGAAAAAGAGCAACAAGATATATTCGATGGAACAACTGTAAAAATACGTGAAATTATTGAAACTAATAAGGATTATAGCTATCTAAGGCCTTTTGTTGTTAATGGCTATCGAGTAATCATTACAAACTCAAATGGGAAAATTATTTATCCTCAAAATGATTCAGAACCATTTAACTACGATTTCAATATGCTGTTAGTGCCTATGAGAGGAATTGTTACGCAATTTAAGGTGAATGATCTAAACGTTTATATAAGTTATCCAATTCAATTAACGCCTCCAGATATCAGCAATATAATATTGGAGTCTGTTCCATATGTCTTATTTTTAGCTGCCTTTAGTATAGCTGTAATTATTACTATCTATGTTTCTTTATTTAAACGTGAAAGAAAAAAATTGGATATTTTATTTGATCTAACCAAAATGAATGTATCAAATGATGAAATAGTTGACCTCAATTTAAATTTGAGATTAGAAGAATATGCAGAAATCGAATCACAAGTAAAAGAACTTTATTCAGAATTAAAGTATGCACAAAATAAGCTAGAAAAAGAAGTTCAACTTGTAAAAAAACTGGAATCAAACAACTCTGCTCTTTTAAAAGGGATGACACATGAAATGAAAACACCCCTGATGTCTACTAAATTATTGGTTAATCAATTAGAAAATCTAAATCAAGCACAAAATACTCGAGATATTTTGATAGAAATCAATAATCAAACCAATAATTTAGACCAATTAATTAGAGAAATATTATTTATCAGTCAAAAAAATAACCTTAGTCAACAGTCAGAACAGTCTTCAATAGAAATCATCAATGAGGTTATTCATCACTATGATGTACTATTAGAGGACAAAAAACTGACGGTCTGCCGTGAGTTTATAAATGATTTTTTTATGGAACTAGACAGAAAAATTATTGAAAAAGTTTTTTCTAATTTAATCAGTAATGCAATTAATTATACATTAGAAGATAGTATTATATTCATAAAAGTCACCGAAAATAGCCTAGCGATTAAAAATAAAATATCCGGACATAATAACATTGACTTGCAATTAATTGGAGAACCCTTTGCAACGTTTAGTTCGATAAGTGGTACTGGATTAGGCATTTATCTGGTTGAAACAATGCTGGCTAATTCTCCGTATACTTTGACAATTGAAATTCAAGAAGAAGGATTGTTTGTTACCAAAATAAGTATAGCAGAACCACCTCTCAATTAA